From Camelina sativa cultivar DH55 chromosome 5, Cs, whole genome shotgun sequence:
TGTCTCCCCATCCTCCGGTTTGACTAGCACCAGGTGAATGGTCAGGTACTCTTTCAGCTGCTGGAAGGAGACCTCGCAGTCTTCGTCCCAGTCAAAATCCTTGTTTCCTCGGAGGAGTTGGTAGAAAGGAAGGCATTTATCCGTCGATCGGGCGATGAAGCGATCTAAAGCGGTGATCCGACCGGTCAGGCGTTGTACTTCCTGTTTGTTAGTTGGGGTATGGCCTCGATCTGTTAGGGGTTTGCCTCTATTCCTCGTTCGGTAACGATATATCCTAGGAATTTGCCTGATGTGACCCCAAATGTGTACTTCGTTGGGTTCAGCTTCATCTGAAATTGGACAAAAATGTCGAAGCATTTGGCGAGATGTTGAGCATGTTGCTCCGCGATCAAAGATTTGACCAACATGTCGTTGATGTAGACCTCCATAGTACGCCCCAGCAGATCGGCGAACATCATGTTCACTAATCGTTGGTAGGTTGCTCCAGCGTTCTTCAGTCCGAACGGCATAACAATATAGTAGTAGGTTCTTCTGTCAGCGATGAATGCCGTTTTTTGGCGATCTGCCGAACTCATGGCAATCTGATTGTATCCTGAGAAGGCGTCTATGAACGAGAGCAGTTGGTTTCCGGTTGTGGCCTCGACGAGACGGTCGATGTGCGGCAAAAGAAAGCTATCCTTAGGGCACGCCTTGTTGAGATCAGTGAAGTCCACGCAGACTATCCACTTGCCGTTCTTCTTTTTAACCACAAGTGGGTTAGCCAACCAATCGGGGTATTGAACCTCCATCTGGTCTGCTTTAAGCATCCGTTTGACCTCATCTTGGACTGCTTTTGCTCGATCTGGGTCCAAGCGCATACGCTTCTGTCTGACTGAGTTGAACGTAGGGTCAAAATTGAGCCTCTGGTAGATGACGTCGGGACTAATTCCGACCATGTCCTTTGTGGACCAAGCAAATGTGGAGGACCGAGACTGCAGGAAGGCGATGAGCTTTTTCTTAATATGGTCTTCCATCTTGGCCCCGATCCCAACGTTTCGCGAGGGATCCGAAGGGTTGATATTAGCCTGGATGACCCGACACTCCGGAGACTTGAGCAGATCTCGCTCCGGCTTATGGGGACCGGTAAGGTGTTAACTgctctgtaattgctatgccTCCTCCTTTTTCCTTTGCTTCTTTTCGATGACGGAACAAGTTCGAGCCATCTTCTGGTCGCCGTAGAGAGTGTAGNNGAGTGTAGATCCCTATAGTGCTTgggaacttgaggcagaggtggtAAGTTGAAGGCACAACTTGCATGGCGTATATCTACGGTGTCCCAAGAATGGCGTTGTAAATTGGGGGTGCATCGATGTCCATGAACCTGGTTTTTTGGGTTACTCCGCCAGCACGCACTTGCAACTTGACGTCTTGGTGATTTTGTCATAGCCGGTCAGCGCTCGAGCTTCGGGTTTTACCTGGTCGGGTGTGACACAGATTTTTTCCAGTGTCCGCCAGAACATAACGTTCACAGTGCTCCCGGTATCAACCAGGACCTTTCGAAGTCGAATTCACCCGTGGCTACCTCGACGACCAGAGGATCCGAATGAGGATGTTGGATTCCTTTGGCATCTTCCAGCGTGAATGTTATGGGGTCTGTGTAGAACGGATGCTCATCTGAGACCATCTGGAAGCTACAAACCTGGCGTGCTCTTTTCTTTAACGCTCGAACGGAGTCATTACATTCTTCCAGCGGGCCAAGTATCATAGTTATTCGTCCTTGGAGAGGGGAGTTGGTGTGCTCGGGATTCTGCCCCCGTTGACGCTTGGGGGGACCGGGTAACTCGTTCTCTTGAGGCATTTCCTCCTGATGACCTACGAGCACCTGATTCGCTGGTTGTGGAATATTGTTGGCTGGGCCGTTGTTCGCATAGCCTCGACCACCTCCTCCTGCACCGTGGCCACCATTAGATCTGCCACCTGGCCAGCCTCCATGGCGACCTCTTCCTCCGTGGAAAACCTTGGGTTGATAGAGGGCCTCGACTTCACcggaaatatattttttgtatagaGAATTCTTTAGGTGCTGGCACTTGTGCATTGAATGGTCGGGTACCATGAGGAAGTCACAGTACAGGTCCTTCGGGTCTGGCGCCGACTTGCTTTGACCATCCACATCTGAGACCGCAAGGACCACACCCTTCTTTCGGTCCTGAGGATCGTGGTGCTTTCGGGGCTTGTGGTACTCGTCCCAATTTTTGTCCTTTGCGGGAGCGGAGCATGCTGACACTGTTTTCTCCGCCAACCGGGCGTCCTCTTCTTCCACAAGGGCGAATCGAGAGGCTCGGTGCAGCGTGTCGTCGAGATCTTTGGGCTCTCGAATGTTCAGGTCCTTCCGCAAGGGTGAACCGGGAAGTAGACTTTTCTTGAAAGCGGCAATCGCAGCGTCCTCTGGGACGAAAACGTTTGCCAATTTTTCCTTAAACCGGCCAGAGAACATATTAATGGGCTCGCCGGGGTCCTGGGCCATCACCCACAGATCCAAACTTGACATACCTCGCTCGATAAAGATTCGATAATGTTTGAGGAAAGCCGTTGATAATTCGGTGAAGTTGTCAATCGAGTTTGACTCAAGCCTTGTAAACCAGGTTAAAGCAGGACCGGAAAGACTATCGACGAACAGTTGGCAGTACACAATATCCCACTGTTCGTCTGTAAAACGCGCCTTGGCTACAGTTGCCATAAAAGATGTCATGAAAAGGACTGGGTCCTTATCTCCGAGGTAGGTTGGGAGCTTCAGCTTTACGTTTGGTATGGCAGCTTGCAGGATCCACTGAGTGAAAGGGGTTCGCCGAGTGACCTCGACAATCCTGTCAATCTCAGGAGCTGTGCTGAATGCCCGGTGAAGGAGCGAACTCATCCCACAAATCTGCGACTGGATTTCCTCAATTTCGAGGCAAGGTCCGGTGCTGCTTGAAGGGGCGAACTGGAAGCCGAACTGGATAGCCGGGGTCTCATGAATTAGTGAGTTCTGGTTGGACGGCCGAATACTCGACGTTGCCTGCGGGGGAAGAGTCCTTCGCTCCGATTGATTGACCATCGGTATGTCCAAGAACTCGAAGCGACGTATGAGTTCGCCTGTCCTGAGTACTGGCGATTGCCCCCGCGGAGAGTGGTGATGGGGTCATCTGGGTAACGACAGTGATAGACtagttttcacccagggtatcaattccctatgcagttgtagtacaaagggttatcaatccaaatggttgttatgctagcagataggatgcaatcagaaacaagcaagtcaagccaagtaatAATGGGGGTTTTATCTATCAACCTAAgatgaacaaaaataagaaaacagaaagaataaaaatcaaGAATAACTCGAAGTACCACACGATGCAggtgatcgagtacctgatcgggtTGGTGGTCGGGTTGATATAAAAACAGTAAAgaatcaagatgcgaaagctcctaaggatagGGGTAAttgaatcctaagtgttctagactaGTAcggatgtcttacatgcctcaagcaattatttcctagacaatgaacctctaagaccttgtcaccacactttcgcactagcaacaatcaaccttgaacacttCCCTACCGTCGGAGAAACaagaccaagcaggcattaagaacgattcattattgtcagtagacttaaactcatctgattttgtcactcagagttaagtaaacctctagcattggctaaatcaagcattttatctactcctttcgacctgtagcattgtaaacgccctagatctaatctcaacctttcggtctgttgacagcattaagaacaccaacctagaaggaaatctatcaatcatcacaatcaactaaagcatcctaaccgatcaagaacacaaaatcatctatcccatccctagaaactttgctacactactcggatctcatggcaaagaacataaacccataaataaataaaaattgcataatcataaagatgagaaagagataaacgttttattaaaaagaagcaatagcaaaatgtaaacagaattcaagttgaaagaagaacaaaaacatgaaaagaaatgCTAAGAAAAGAGTGGAAGCGGCTCTCGCCTCTTGCTCGCGAAAATAGGGTTAAGAGGGGGTATTTATAAGGAAACAGGTTGACCTAGCTACGACAGCGGCCACGTCAGCAGGTATCCTACCAGGCTACACGAAGTGGAACTCGAGCTCCCCTTCGGGTGCATGATCGGATAGGTGATCGGATGGTTCCATTCTTCGATCTGGATGTATATACGCTTACTAAAACAAGAATAACTCTTGAACCGCACATCCGATTGGCTTCAAATCACCACCTTTGGAAAGAGAACTCGATATATgataactttgatgaagaacTCAGAAGCTGAATCCCACCGTAAAATCTTCATTTGAGTCGATATTTGAAGGTCTCGTCAtgaactcgaccaggtgctatGTGGCAATTATCGGGTGGTATGGTCGAATGCCTCCTTTTTCCTTATTGATGCTTCTGTGTAAACCCTATAAATGTAACCAGTTCCTTCCTTGTGAAAGCTGCAACTTGTTAACccttctttttgctctttttaggctctaaagtacctgttttcatccaaaatatgcaaatgcaaaaacgcaacaccctaaatgctctaaaagttgATTCTtgcagtaaatgacctaaaaatgctaagttagagg
This genomic window contains:
- the LOC104789810 gene encoding uncharacterized protein LOC104789810 — encoded protein: MVNQSERRTLPPQATSSIRPSNQNSLIHETPAIQFGFQFAPSSSTGPCLEIEEIQSQICGMSSLLHRAFSTAPEIDRIVEVTRRTPFTQWILQAAIPNVKLKLPTYLGDKDPVLFMTSFMATVAKARFTDEQWDIVYCQLFVDSLSGPALTWFTRLESNSIDNFTELSTAFLKHYRIFIERGMSSLDLWVMAQDPGEPINMFSGRFKEKLANVFVPEDAAIAAFKKSLLPGSPLRKDLNIREPKDLDDTLHRASRFALVEEEDARLAEKTVSACSAPAKDKNWDEYHKPRKHHDPQDRKKGVVLAVSDVDGQSKSAPDPKDLYCDFLMVPDHSMHKCQHLKNSLYKKYISGEVEALYQPKVFHGGRGRHGGWPGGRSNGGHGAGGGGRGYANNGPANNIPQPANQVLVGHQEEMPQENELPGPPKRQRGQNPEHTNSPLQGRITMILGPLEECNDSVRALKKRARQVCSFQMVSDEHPFYTDPITFTLEDAKGIQHPHSDPLVVEVATGEFDFERSWLIPGAL